The proteins below come from a single Argentina anserina chromosome 1, drPotAnse1.1, whole genome shotgun sequence genomic window:
- the LOC126805127 gene encoding uncharacterized protein LOC126805127 → MKKLARTFRKSENDDFSLPTRDDPAPMDTQEQEELVRSFERSQAQQSRFWRAFFASLLFCYASFLMHSIHQQVSSPWELRYHAYFMEEVDSWIIISADWLAVVACSLAIIGLVRNSKHHRRWMWSSFLIAIIVAVFWLYYMLRLPRFRWDVIWLPFGPISGAGLCLYVDHLLLESLEEIRKLRGYMYAYKAS, encoded by the exons atgaAGAAGCTGGCCAGAACATTCAGGAAGTCTGAGAACGATGACTTCTCTCTTCCTACTCGCGACGACCCGGCTCCTATGGACACCCAAG AACAAGAGGAACTGGTTCGATCCTTCGAGAGGAGCCAAGCTCAACAGAGTCGTTTCTGGAGG GCTTTTTTTGCATCACTTCTCTTCTGCTACGCTTCGTTTCTTATGCACTCAATCCATCAGCAGGTTTCGTCTCCATGGGAACTG CGTTATCATGCTTACTTCATGGAGGAGGTGGACTCGTGGATAATTATATCTGCAG ATTGGCTAGCTGTGGTAGCATGTTCATTAGCAATCATAGGATTAGTTCGTAATTCAAAGCATCACAGGCGATGGATGTGGTCCTCATTCCTTATCGCCATCATAGTTGCAGTTTTCTGGTTGTATTACATGTTAAG ATTGCCAAGGTTCCGCTGGGATGTAATCTGGCTTCCATTTGGACCTATAAG TGGTGCCGGACTCTGTCTATATGTGGATCATTTGCTACTGGAGTCATTAGAAGAGATAAGAAAACTTCGAGGCTATATGTACGCTTATAAAGCCAGCTGA
- the LOC126797710 gene encoding uncharacterized protein LOC126797710 has product MVLKSNRSRVARYLLLLLSLHEKKNQLAPSRTRIHLPTRAPEGGNYMIILWIMFLVSPFLISMKYRPQFLRRVGISLCPLHPPKKDGKVRGMPLFCSEEPN; this is encoded by the exons ATGGTCCTAAAATCGAATCGCTCAAGG GTGGCAAGGtacctgctgctgctgctgagcCTTCACGAGAAGAAGAACCAATTAGCACCAAGCCGGACGAGGATCCATCTTCCAACAAGG GCACCAGAGGGAGGGAACTACATG attATTTTGTGGATCATGTTCTTAGTATCCCCCTTCCTGATTTCCATGAAATACCGGCCCCAG TTTTTAAGGAGGGTAGGAATCTCATTATGTCCTCTTCATCCTCCTAAGAAGG ACGGTAAGGTTCGAGGAATGCCCCTATTTTGTTCTGAAGAGCCCAATTGA
- the LOC126794713 gene encoding IAA-amino acid hydrolase ILR1-like 4 — protein sequence MSSPKWVSLIFIVSMFTPLPISSNQSVSPELELAQIPGMFLEHAKRTELFDRMVSFRRRIHENPELCYEEFETSKVIRDELDRLGITYRYPVAETGVVGLVGTGGPPFVAIRADMDALAMQESVEWEHKSKVPGKMHGCGHDAHVAMLLGAASLLQGFRHKLQGTVLLVFQPAEEGGAGAKKMIEEGVLEHVSAIFGLHVASEHPIGSVASRPGPILAASGFFEAVISGKGGHAAIPQHSIDPILAASNVIVSLQHIVSREADPLDSQVVTVGKFQGGGAFNVIPDSVTVGGTFRAFSKDSFIQLKQRIEEVITRQASVQRCNATVSFNEIAQPFYPATVNDKDLHEYFQKVAGDLLGPQNVFEKQPLMGAEDFSFYQEVIPGYFFFLGMKNDTQGQLKPMHSPYFRVNEDVLPYGAAFHASLATRYLLENQPVSTSMSDKKTESTSMKGNSHDEL from the exons ATGTCTTCCCCCAAATGGGTCTCTTTGATTTTCATAGTCTCTATGTTTACGCCACTACCCATTTCCTCAAACCAATCTGTGAGCCCAGAACTGGAGCTGGCTCAAATCCCAGGTATGTTTCTTGAACACGCCAAAAGAACCGAGCTTTTTGATCGGATGGTGAGTTTCAGAAGGAGAATCCATGAAAACCCAGAGCTCTGTTACGAGGAATTTGAAACCAGTAAGGTTATTAGAGATGAACTTGACCGGTTGGGGATCACTTACAGATACCCTGTGGCTGAAACCGGCGTTGTTGGCCTCGTTGGGACTGGTGGGCCGCCCTTTGTTGCAATCAGAGCTGACATGGATGCTCTGGCTATGCAG GAGAGTGTGGAGTGGGAGCACAAGAGTAAAGTTCCAGGGAAGATGCATGGATGTGGACATGATGCTCATGTTGCCATGCTTCTTGGAGCTGCTAGTTTACTTCAAGGGTTTCGCCACAAATTACAG GGGACtgttcttcttgttttccAACCAGCTGAAGAAGGAGGCGCAGGAGCAAAGAAAATGATAGAGGAAGGGGTGTTGGAGCATGTCAGTGCCATCTTTGGATTGCATGTTGCTTCTGAGCACCCCATTGGTTCAGTGGCCTCCAGGCCTGGCCCTATTTTGGCTGCCAGTGGATTTTTTGAAGCAGTAATAAGTGGGAAGGGGGGTCATGCTGCAATTCCGCAACACTCAATAGATCCAATCTTGGCTGCTTCCAATGTTATTGTTAGTCTGCAACATATTGTTTCACGTGAAGCTGATCCCTTAGATTCACAG GTTGTGACTGTTGGAAAATTCCAAGGAGGTGGTGCATTTAATGTTATTCCAGATTCCGTCACAGTTGGTGGTACCTTCAGGGCATTTTCAAAGGATAGCTTTATCCAACTTAAGCAAAGGATTGAAGAG GTCATTACTAGACAAGCCAGTGTTCAGAGGTGCAATGCGACTGTCTCGTTCAATGAAATCGCGCAGCCCTTTTACCCTGCAACTGTAAATGACAAAGATCTGCATGAGTACTTCCAGAAAGTTGCGGGTGATTTGCTGGGCCCTCAGAATGTATTTGAGAAGCAACCACTGATGGGGGCAGAAGATTTCTCATTCTATCAAGAAGTCATTCCAGGGTACTTCTTCTTTCTTGGTATGAAGAATGACACTCAAGGACAGTTGAAACCAATgcattcaccatatttcagaGTAAATGAAGATGTGCTTCCATATGGAGCTGCATTCCATGCATCACTTGCCACCAGGTACCTCCTCGAAAACCAACCGGTATCTACTTCAATGTCAGACAAAAAGACAGAATCTACCTCAATGAAGGGGAACTCTCATGATGAACTCTGA